GACGGTGCTCATGCGTTGGCCCCCGAGTACTCGGCGCGGCGGGCGATGATCGCGCGGGCCGCGCCGTTGACCACCAGAGTGATGACGAACAGGACCAGACCGGAGGCGATGAGCGCGTCACGGCCGTACTCCGACGCCTCACCGAACTTGGCGGCGATGTTCTGCGCGAAGGTGCCGCCGCCCGGGTCGAGCAGGCTGGTCTGGATGAGGAAGCTCGGGGACAGGACGGTGGCGACGGCCATCGTCTCGCCCAGCGCGCGGCCGAGGCCGAGCATCGACGCGGAGATCACACCGGAGCGGCCGAAGGGCAGTACCGCCATGCGGATGACCTCCCAGCGCGTGGCGCCGAGGGCCAGCGCGGCCTCCTCGTTCATCCGCGGGGTCTGCCGGAACACCTCACGGCTGACGTTCGTGATGACCGGGAGGATCATGATCGAGAGCAGGATGCCCACGGTCAGCATCGAGCGGGGCGCGCCCTCTTCCCAGGAGAAGATGCCGGTCCAGCCGAGGTAGTCGTTCAGCCAGCCGAAGAGGCCGTTCATGTTCGGTACGAGGACCAGGGCGCCCCACAGGCCGTACACGATGGACGGTACGGCGGCGAGCAGGTCGATCACGTATGCGATGGGACCGCTCAGCCTGCGCGGGGCGTAGTGCGTGAGGAACAGCGCGATGGCGACGGCGACCGGGACCGCGATGGCCATGGCGATGATCGAGGAGACCACCGTGCCGAAGGCCAGGACCGCGATGCCGAACACCGGCGGGTTGAGGTTCGCGTTCCACTCGAAGGTGGTGAGGAAGTTGCCGTCGTCCTTGTTGATGGCGATGAACGCGCGATAGGTGAGGAAGATCGCGATCGCGGCCATGATCGCCAGCAGCAGGATGCCCGAGCCGCGGGAGAGACCGAGGAAGATCCGGTCACCGAGGCGGGTGGCGCCGCGGGCGGCGCGCTTCTCCTCGGCCGTGGGCGGCTGCGGGGCTGCGGGTGGGGTGGTCTCTGGGTTCTTGGTGGTTATGTCCATCGGGTTCTCCGGTCTGCGGGGCCGCACCCGGGGATGCGGCTCCTGGCGGCGGTGCACCGGACGGTGCGGTCAGGTCCCGCCGGCAGCGGAAGCCGGCGGCGGAACCCGACCGCACTCTCAGATCAGGCCAGGCTCTCGACGGTGGTGCGAACCTTGGCGATGATGTCGGCGGGGATCGGCGCGTAGTCGATCCCGCTCAGGATTCCCTGGCCCTCTTCGCTGGTGATGTAGCGGAGGAAGGCCTTCGTGGCGGGCAGGGTGTCCGCCTTGTTGCCCTTGTCGCAGGCGATCTCGTACGTCACCAGGGTGATCGGGTACGCGCCCTCGGCCTTGGTCTTGTAGTCCAGCTTCAGCGACAGGTCGCTGCCGGTGCCGACCACCTGGGCGGCCGCGATGGCCTTGGTGGCGGAGTCCGAGGAGGGCTTGACCGGGGCGCTGGCGCCGGTCGCGATGCCCACGGTCGACAGGTCCTTGGCGTACGACAGCTCCATGTAGCCGATCGCGCCCTCGGTCTGCTTGACCTGCGCCGCGATGCCGCTGGAACCGGAGGCCGCCTGGCCGCCCTTCGCCTGCCAGGCCTTGCCGCCCTCGTACTTCCAGTTCTCGGGGGTGGTGGCGATCAGGTACTTGGTGAGGTTGTCCGTGGTGCCGGAGTCCTCGGAGCGGTGGAACGCCTGGATCTTGGTGCTCGGCAGCGTCGCGGTCGGGTTGAGCGCCTTGATCGCGGCGTCGTCCCACGTCTTGATCTTGCTGTCGAAGATCTTCGCGAGGGTGGGCGCGTCCAGGACCAGG
The DNA window shown above is from Streptomyces sp. NBC_01451 and carries:
- the pstS gene encoding phosphate ABC transporter substrate-binding protein PstS, whose protein sequence is MKLQRMNRRALTLGALAVSGALALTACGSDDTGTDTSASGGASTAANSSIKCDDAKGQLLADGSSAQKNAIDAWVKAFTAACPGVQINYKGGGSGAGVTAFTQGTVAFAGSDSPLKPDEVTASKQVCTGGTGIDLPAVGGAIALAYNLPGVDNLVLDAPTLAKIFDSKIKTWDDAAIKALNPTATLPSTKIQAFHRSEDSGTTDNLTKYLIATTPENWKYEGGKAWQAKGGQAASGSSGIAAQVKQTEGAIGYMELSYAKDLSTVGIATGASAPVKPSSDSATKAIAAAQVVGTGSDLSLKLDYKTKAEGAYPITLVTYEIACDKGNKADTLPATKAFLRYITSEEGQGILSGIDYAPIPADIIAKVRTTVESLA
- the pstC gene encoding phosphate ABC transporter permease subunit PstC, whose protein sequence is MDITTKNPETTPPAAPQPPTAEEKRAARGATRLGDRIFLGLSRGSGILLLAIMAAIAIFLTYRAFIAINKDDGNFLTTFEWNANLNPPVFGIAVLAFGTVVSSIIAMAIAVPVAVAIALFLTHYAPRRLSGPIAYVIDLLAAVPSIVYGLWGALVLVPNMNGLFGWLNDYLGWTGIFSWEEGAPRSMLTVGILLSIMILPVITNVSREVFRQTPRMNEEAALALGATRWEVIRMAVLPFGRSGVISASMLGLGRALGETMAVATVLSPSFLIQTSLLDPGGGTFAQNIAAKFGEASEYGRDALIASGLVLFVITLVVNGAARAIIARRAEYSGANA